In Actinacidiphila yeochonensis CN732, a genomic segment contains:
- a CDS encoding glycosyl hydrolase family 8, translating to MTRARRLTVALLSAAALVAAVPTTALAAGRPGADGPGGHSSPGGHSPSIQRPDGPRDPLPDVFARAGYSSKAVDGKIQAAWQQLFHGDPGTAPTHGDGQSIYYQLTPDTAYVEDIGNQDVRTEGMGYAMMIAVQLGHKHEFDSLWNFARTNMQIRSGGEKYYFAWHTDTTGKVIDTGVAPDGDQWIAAALAEASGRWGNGTGAQSYGRQSEQILHAMWHASDNGGVNMFDQASDLPTFSPPGAVGFTDPSYSLPAFYRVFAKADPADSSLWNKAYTAGEQLLRKAADPRTGLAPCYANFDGTPFMWPFETADDNAYDHNFQEDAWRAVANANVDAAWDGVQPWETEYSNTLEKFFEGQGVSTYVSRYHLDGTPLSTGQNTYEPAHAQGLVAMNSASAISATDPGRTAFVRDMWNTAVPSGQARYYDGMLYMLGLLYDSGQFRDWTHTAPRHHPDH from the coding sequence GTGACCAGAGCACGCAGACTGACCGTGGCCCTGCTGTCCGCCGCCGCACTCGTGGCGGCCGTGCCGACCACCGCGCTCGCGGCCGGCCGGCCCGGAGCCGACGGCCCCGGCGGACACAGCAGCCCCGGCGGGCACAGCCCGTCGATCCAGCGGCCGGACGGACCGCGGGACCCGCTGCCGGACGTGTTCGCCCGCGCCGGCTACTCGTCGAAGGCCGTCGACGGGAAGATCCAGGCCGCCTGGCAGCAGCTCTTCCACGGCGATCCGGGTACCGCCCCGACGCACGGCGACGGGCAGAGCATCTACTACCAGCTGACCCCGGACACGGCGTACGTCGAGGACATCGGCAACCAGGACGTGCGCACCGAGGGCATGGGCTACGCGATGATGATCGCCGTGCAGCTCGGCCACAAGCACGAGTTCGACTCGCTGTGGAACTTCGCGCGGACCAACATGCAGATCAGGAGCGGCGGCGAGAAGTACTACTTCGCCTGGCACACCGACACCACCGGCAAGGTGATCGACACCGGCGTCGCGCCCGACGGCGACCAGTGGATCGCGGCGGCGCTGGCCGAGGCGTCGGGCCGCTGGGGGAACGGCACCGGGGCGCAGTCCTACGGCCGGCAGTCCGAGCAGATCCTGCACGCGATGTGGCACGCCTCCGACAACGGCGGGGTGAACATGTTCGACCAGGCCAGCGACCTGCCGACGTTCTCCCCGCCCGGCGCCGTCGGCTTCACCGACCCCTCCTACAGCCTGCCCGCCTTCTACCGGGTCTTCGCGAAGGCCGACCCGGCGGACAGCTCCCTGTGGAACAAGGCGTACACCGCCGGCGAGCAGCTGCTGCGGAAGGCGGCGGACCCGCGGACCGGTCTCGCGCCGTGCTACGCGAACTTCGACGGCACGCCGTTCATGTGGCCCTTCGAGACCGCCGACGACAACGCCTACGACCACAACTTCCAGGAGGACGCCTGGCGGGCCGTCGCCAACGCGAACGTGGACGCCGCCTGGGACGGCGTGCAGCCCTGGGAGACCGAGTACTCCAACACCCTGGAGAAGTTCTTCGAGGGCCAGGGCGTCTCCACCTACGTCAGCCGCTACCACCTGGACGGCACGCCGCTGTCCACCGGGCAGAACACGTACGAACCCGCACACGCCCAGGGCCTGGTGGCGATGAACTCCGCCTCCGCGATCTCGGCGACCGACCCGGGGCGCACGGCCTTCGTCCGGGACATGTGGAACACCGCCGTCCCGTCGGGACAGGCGCGCTACTACGACGGCATGCTCTACATGCTGGGCCTGCTCTACGACAGCGGCCAGTTCCGCGACTGGACGCACACGGCCCCGCGGCACCACCCGGACCACTGA
- a CDS encoding L,D-transpeptidase yields the protein MGRVRTTVGIALAAGAVLAGTSACGGNTSAQSTTDGKAASSATAGKTTGSPKPTTPKPLGPPMLLDTITPVTGATVGVAMPISVVFTDSVATSARAGVEKAIKISTSVPVTGAWHWFSDKRVDFRPQGYWQAGTKVTVDADMTNVPNGNGRYGVHSYHHSFTIGDDNEATVSVSAHTMQVKHNGTVVKTLPIDAGSPDWPSWDGTMAVIDKQKEVRMTSCSVGISCDKSSPNYYDLTLPWDVHLTTSGTYVHYSTGDPTPGHSYGSHGCVHLSLSDAEWFYDFVKQGDPITITGSPRGKAAGDNGYADYNVDWSTWLGASGEGQITTNPAA from the coding sequence ATGGGTCGGGTCAGGACCACGGTAGGGATCGCACTCGCGGCGGGAGCGGTGCTCGCCGGGACGAGCGCGTGCGGCGGCAACACTTCGGCACAGTCGACGACGGACGGCAAGGCGGCATCCTCGGCCACGGCGGGGAAGACGACCGGGAGCCCCAAGCCGACCACGCCCAAGCCGCTCGGCCCGCCCATGCTGCTCGACACCATCACCCCGGTCACCGGGGCCACGGTCGGCGTGGCCATGCCGATATCGGTGGTGTTCACCGACTCGGTGGCCACCTCGGCGCGGGCCGGCGTCGAGAAGGCGATCAAGATATCGACGTCGGTGCCGGTCACCGGGGCCTGGCACTGGTTCAGTGACAAGCGGGTCGACTTCCGCCCGCAGGGGTACTGGCAGGCGGGCACCAAGGTCACGGTGGACGCCGACATGACCAACGTGCCCAACGGCAACGGCCGGTACGGCGTGCACAGCTACCACCACAGCTTCACCATCGGCGACGACAACGAGGCGACCGTCTCCGTCAGCGCGCACACGATGCAGGTGAAGCACAACGGGACCGTGGTCAAGACCCTGCCGATCGACGCGGGCAGCCCGGACTGGCCGTCCTGGGACGGCACCATGGCCGTCATCGACAAGCAGAAGGAGGTCCGGATGACCTCCTGCAGCGTCGGCATCAGCTGCGACAAGAGCAGCCCGAACTACTACGACCTGACGCTGCCGTGGGACGTGCACCTGACCACCTCGGGCACCTACGTGCACTACTCGACCGGCGACCCGACCCCGGGCCACAGCTACGGCTCGCACGGCTGCGTGCACCTGTCGCTCTCCGACGCGGAGTGGTTCTACGACTTCGTCAAGCAGGGCGACCCGATCACCATCACCGGCTCCCCGCGCGGCAAGGCGGCCGGCGACAACGGGTACGCGGACTACAACGTCGACTGGTCGACCTGGCTGGGCGCCAGCGGCGAGGGACAGATCACCACGAACCCGGCGGCCTGA